ACCGGATTGCCATCCGAATAAATCTTTTAATTTGTCCCTTTCCGATAGGGCATTATTTACTATTTGATCCCATTCTTTCTTTAATATATCATATTCTTTAGTGTCTATTCCATCACTCTTACTGTATTTCGCAAAAGAAGAATACCAATCCTTTAAATCATTATTAATAATATCATCCAATTGAGCTTTTAATATTGCCTTTTGTAGATATCCCGCAAAATCGTCTGCAAAATCCTTTGCGTTACTATCCATATCGGATAATGTGTTTAAGAAGGAATCTTTTAGACTGTCAAACGATACTCCCGTAGCCACCTCGTTAGCTTGTGCTATAACTTCTTTCGCCTGATCTCCGTATGTGATTAGCTGTTCAAGATAACCTCTGAAATCGCCATCCATGACAGCCCAAAGCCCGGAGTAATTTCCTTTAATCCATTGCAGTTGGTCAGCTGACATGTTCAACATATCACCCATACCTTTGAATGATACGCCTAGCTCTTTGGATATACTCCCGGCTACATCCTGCCAGTTTTTTCCATCAAACTTATACGAACCCTTCCACATCCGATACCAGAGGGAGTGACTTCCCGCACTTTTACCCGCATCAAGTCTGGCTTGAGCTAGTTTTTTGATGGCATCGGCCTGTTTATTTATCAAGCTTAACGTCTCTTTCTCTACCCTGTTAACCTCATTCGCTGTAGATTGTGTAAGGTATTGTCTTTTTTTATCTATGAGCTCGTTCCATATCTCCAACAGGTTCTCATATTTGGCTTTCAACTTGTCATACCCTGAATAGTCCGCCGATCCCATTATTCCGGATATGGCATTAAAATACCCTTTTGTCTGCTCTATGGCTCCTGATATTATCTTAGCAGGGTTTTTTGTGGCTATCCCTTCAGCTAAATCTCCCGCACCTTTTAATATCGATTCAAACCCATCGAGAGCTTTATTTGTATCATCTGATAGTTTTACACCAAAGTCACCTAATGCGCCCCTCAATTCTGATGCAATCTCAGCAGCCGTATTTGCGAGCTCTGCAAACTTTTGCGTTTTTGTACGATCGAGTTCTTTATTAAATAAAGCAAGTTGTAACTTAGATTCTTTCAGATTATTAGCTAGTTCCTCATTACCAGGAAGTAGATTTGCAAGTTTTTGGTCTTTATCTACTATTTTTTGTTGATCGGCTATCTGCTGTTTAATGGAGGCTATTCTTTTATCAGACTCAAAAGCGTACCGATCATTAACCAGATCCATCGCTTTCTGGTTATATTGCATCTCAAATTCAAGCTGTTTTCCTAACGATTGCAATACTACTGCTCTTGTCTCTTTCTCCTCATTTTCATTAATCAGGGTTATATCCTTCTTATTCTCTAAGGCAATACGGCGACGCTCCGCATAATATTTACTAACTTCATAGAGTTGCTTATCCAAATCAGAAGCAAAACGTAACCTTTCCTCATCCCTGAATGTCACTAAATCTCTGTTTAATTTTCTTTCTCCGGCTGTATATGCGGCGTCGGCTGCATCTGTCAGTTGTTTTACCTGATTGGCGATATCTTCAGGGCGTAACCCTTCCGGCAAAACAGATACACCGTTTTTATCCTTAAACCCATTTTTTTGTAGAGTAGAGAAGTATGGATCGAACTCGCTTGGTTTGGCATTTCCATTCTTAACTATATATTTATTTTTAATCTCTTCTCGCTGGGCCTTCTCCTTATTCTTCTCAAAATCCTTTATCTCTTGAATTTCTTTTTCATGGTTTTGCGCCAGCTGAGCAAACTCTTTTATAAACCCATCCTCTTTATTATCGATAGATCTTTGAGCCATCTCGTTATCGAATGCTATTTTATCTATCTGGCGTTGTCGATCAGCCTCATCGAGTTTACGCTTGGCTTCTGCTATCTTATCGGCAGTTTTGCTGTCAGGATTACCTGTGGGGGTAGTAGTGGTTAGTTCATTACCTCTGGTTGCAGCGTTTTCGAGTCTTTTATTTGCATCATCAAGAACTTTTAAATCTTCTACGGTTTCATTCACCGCTTCCATTATTTTTTTTCGTCTGCCTACTTGGTCAAACGTTACATTTTTACTAGTAATTCCAGCTGCTTTGTTTAAACGTTCCCAATAATTTTCTTGACCGTTTTTAGTAGAAGAACCTTTGTATCTAGCAAGAATGGTTAATTCTTCATCAGATATTCCCACATCACTAGCTTTACCTTGTATCTTATTTTCTACCTCAACCGCCTTATTTGCAAAATAGTCTGCACGTGCAGCTTCTTTGAGTAATTCTATCCGTTTGGCAACCTCTTTGTTTATATCTTCTTGGGAAAGTTTTTCTTTTCCCAGCATTTTTTGTAATGTCGCTTGAGCTGCATTTATTTCTTTTTGGCTTCTTGTTTTGTCATTCATTATAGCCAACTGCGCTTGAAGCATTTTCACTTCCTGCGTATTCCCGACACTTTCAGCTTCTTTTTTGTACTCATGGAATATATTTTTTATTCGATTAGCCTCGTCATACATGTTTTTAAAATACCCAATAATCGCAACAATTGCAGATATTACAATTGCCGGAGCATAAGCATTCCACATTGATTTTAGGGCAGCACCTACCTTTTGGAAAGTACCTTTAATCATCGCTCCGGTAGTTGCCCAAAAACCACTTGTCTTGATTGCAGATGCTTTTGCATCCGCAAGTTTAGCTGCCTCTATTGCCTTTGCCTCAGCTGCTACTCTCGATCTTAGTGTAGTTTCCGCTTTTGCGACGTCCTTCGATGCCTGTAACCTCTGTTTGTCGGTTGCAAAGAATGCGGCCGACTTTGCTTTTTCAAGTGCTATCTCAGCCTCTACTCTGGCTGCCGTTGCGGCTGCCATTTTCGCATTTGCCGCCTGTGAGCTTGCTATTATCTGATCGCCCGTTAGCTGATATCCCTGCCATATTTTGGTTAACCCCGCCATGACAACAAATACAATTGCTGCAACTATCCCTACAATTATATTTCTTATATTATTAGTCGCTTTCTCTACAAGGCCCGAAAGACCATCGATTGCTACTTTGTATTTTTCCCCGAAACCTGTAGCCGCTGTGAATTTATTGAAGACATTACTTAATCTATTCAATGATGTCTCGATGTTATCTGTATTTACATTCGGGATCATTTCATTAAGGGCATCGGCAAACTTAGGCAGCACATCGGCACTTAACAACTTCCCTTTTTTCAATAGGTCGTCAAGCTTGTTGATAGGAACGCCCGCCGCCTTTGCCATTGCTGCCATTGCTATAGGTAGTCGTTCACCTAGCTGTCGTCTTAACTCCTCAGATGATATCTTGCCCTTACTCATCATCTGGGTAATGGCTAAGAATGTTAGATTTGTATCCTCTGCACTCATCCCGTATGCTACAGAGGCCCTAGATACCGATTCAAATATTTTTCTTTGATTTAAAAGAGACATCCCAACTGAGTCTCCGGCGGCCTTAAATTTTGCATAGTTCGATACGAGTGTATTTATCTCGATACCGTATTGCTTAGCAAGGTTATTTAAGAATCTTAGATTGTCAGCATATTGGCTTGTGCTAGCAGATACGTTTCGCAATGATGTTAACGCCCGGCTTGTCTCCCTGGCTACATCTTTCAGGCGGGATATCAAACCCATCAACCCCGCACCTCCAAGACCTAAAGCAGCTGCAAACGTTATTATCTGCATCTGTATAGATCGGAGATAGCCTTTTACCGAGTCTGTACCTTTTTTAAATTGCTCGGTTAGTAAATTTATCGCTATGCTAAATGACAACTTTTTCATGCTCGATTATTGTTTTAATAGTGAATCTCCGCTATTCATAAATCTTTCAAAATCTTCTTTTCCCTCTTCCAGTGCTTTTTCGGCAGATAGTTTCATGTCTTCTTGCTCCCATGAGAATGCTACAAGGTTTCTCGGAGACGGTATCGACTTGCTCAGATGTGGGGATATAGAAATATACGTCCATAGTCTTTCGGTTTCTAGTTTCTCCCTCGTTATATTCTCGTATGCATCTATGAATATCGATAGATCGCATATATCCATTTCATTAAGGGCGTAATTCACATCCAATCCTCGCATAATAATAACCGATACTATATCTTTTACATACACTTCATTACTTTGTTGTGTATTGTCCTCTTTAGGCGTGGTATTGCCTTTTGCAGGTTTTGTTTTTTGTTTGAATTGCGAGGAAATCGATATTTGTTTGGCGAAATCTGATATACAGAATAGCAGCTCTTTCTTATTGACAGCTGCTTTATATTGATCTAATGTCGTATTCATAGTTCCGCAAACATACAGCAGTGATATTATATCGTTCTCGTTGCTGTAATTGAGTGAAGAGAACGGCTTATCATTTAGCTGCTCCCATCTTATCATTGCTTTGACGGATAGTCTTACTCTTTTCTTTCCTCTAAATAACAGAAGAAAGAACCCTATTAACCGTCCTGTCAATTTTCTAAAACCAATCATACTTTATAATTATTTTTTCTCGGATACAAAAAAGGCGGGCCATCCAAAGACAGACCGCCCCGTTCAAACAATATTTTCACTTATCCTCCGGCAGGAACTCCCTCTACAGGTGTAAGTGCTCCCACTCCTTTAAGGGATGCGCTGCATGATGCTAACTCCCCGTTACTGGATTGTAGGTCTAGTTGGGTAAACATAGCTTTTCCTGTATAGTGCTTTTTAGTTAAATCCGGTTCATACTTTCCACCTGTGGTTGTGGCTTCGGTCTTCTTTGCTTCTCCAAAGTAGAAATCAACTGGTTCTCCACTAATTACCATATCCAACATAGCTGCATAGCTTAGCTGTCCCTCTGCCTTTGATAAAAGAGATTCACTGGATAGTGTAAAACTTTTATTTCCAGGGAAAGGTACATCCCAATCTCCCATCATTTTGTTAGATGCGTCTATTTCAGCAACGGCAAGTTGCATAGATGCTGATTTTGCAAATGCCAAAGGAAGATTGTTAAGGAACAAGAATAGCTGACCTCTAACTATATCCGTATTTGCGTCATGTTTTACTGGTGTTGTTGCCATAATTAATTAATTTTATTCAATTTCAAAAAGTAATACTTGTATATATTTTCCCGCTTCAAACTCCTCTTCTGAGTCTACTAGTTTTATATTTAGTTCGTGATCTTCCCAATAGCCCGACAGTCTATCATCTAATAGAAATGCAAGATGTTGCGATCTGTCATAGTCCTCTGATATTACATTGAAGAAAACTCTACATATCTGAGAAGAAATAGACATCTTATCATATTCTCTTGAGTATTCGTCTCTTCTATATATTACGAAATCTCCCTCCGTGTTATCCTCAGCTACCAAAGGGAATATTTTATCAGAGAGCATTTCTGTGATTCTATCATCTTCAAGCAATAGAGATCGCATGATAGTCGTTGCTTTAAATTTACTTTCAGCCGGCCCCATTATCTTCTATTTTTTATTTTATCAACTGCTCTCTCGACTCCTGAATACACTTCGTTAATAGCCTGATTTCCGTCTTGTGATTCCGTATCACTCCAGAATCTATTTGCAGGCATTACCCCTACATATTTTCGCCCTCTTGTCTTCCAGTATCGTTTACCTGTACCCATATCCACAAGATGTGCATGATTGCCCCCTCCTATAACCATGTTCTTATTGCTCCTCCGAAATCCGACTAATACTCCAAGTTTAAATCGTTTCGGTCTCACATGGAAACTTCTCAGTAGATTACCGGTTACACCTCCGGGCTTTTTCATTGCCGATCTAAGCCGTCTTTTCCCACCCGACTGTATTACGTTACCACCCGCTTTTAAGCCGTCTTTAATGGCCTTATCCTTCTCAAAGTCTTCCAGGCCATTAACCAGATACGTGATAGCTTCCCTATCTATTACTTTTACTTCAATCATTTATCTTTCTTAAAGTGATGAAATATGTATTTAGATCATATACAGGTCTGTCAAGTAGCTGTATCGAGTACTTTTCGCCGTTATATATTACACGTTGTTTGGTGTTTATTTTCGGGTTATACCTTACCTGAAAGACAAGAATGTTACCTATAAATTTTTCGGATGCGTTCACTCCATCTTTGTCTACAATGGCCGTTAGACGCCTTTTTGATGCTCTCGCTGTCAGTTTTTTCACCCAATTACCTTTACTGACAGCACCCGATGGAGACTTTATGTTTTCACATTCCTGAAACTCCAGTATATCCCGTAATAATCCCGCTCTCATTTTGAGTAATTTCTGTATAATCCTATAAGACGTTTGTAAACAGGTATCAGATTCATCGATGGGCCGAAGTTTATCGTTTCCCTATGCGCATAATAATCGCCTATTTGTAAACATATCGCATAGAGAAGAGGAGGGGGGATTTTACCTCCCTCGTCTTCTAAATCCTTTAAGTCCTCGCAAATTTCTTCCGATACTGTTTTTTCGGCAACTTCGATAAGCATAGCGATATACTCATCATCATCTGTAAAGTCGTCTTCAATTATCAGATGCTTTTTTGCGGTTTTAAGGTCTATATACGACATATCAAAGCTTGTAATGATTATTACTTCATGGACGCTACAGAGAATGACTCGCCCCGGATCTTACCCATATTCCAATAGGAGTTAACAATGATACGTACCATTGCTTTACCTGCTTGTGTGTAAGGATCTGTGATTATATCCAATGCTCCCCATTGACCTAGGAAGAAGTGAGCCCAGTTTCCGAAAACAGCTCCAAATTCGTCTTCGTTATCTCCTAGTTCTTTAGGCATATTATTTGTCCTAAGAGCACGGTATCCATTCAGCATACCAACACCTTCATTTCCAAAAATGAAACCTCCTGCACCCGATGTGTCTTTTACTTTGGTTTTTGCAGCTCCAACCAATGAAGGATGAAGTATATATGCCAGATTCCCAAATAATGCATTTTTCAGATCAGCTTCTGTTTCCAATTGCACTACATTCGGCCAACTCATCGCACCAAGAGATTGAACATCTCCTTGAAACAATCCATTAGGAACATTTGCCGTTGCAGCTGCTTTACTAAGAGCTGTGGCTTCCACTTTTTGGGCTAAAGCTTGCGCTAATAGGCTACGTACTATACCCTCTATTGAGCGATTCTCTTGAATTAAAAGCTGTTTAGAAATATCCACTACTGCTGTTAGCCTGTTAGGCTTAAATACAGTGCCTGCCGAAAAAGTACCGGCCCCATCTTGAGCTTCATCATTTTCGCCCTCCCAGTATACATTAACTCCTGAATGGGACGGCCAGGATATATCGCCGACTAATCCTGTAAGCATACGTACTCCTGCTTGTGCTAATACTAGATTTGATTCCAGTGGGAGTAATAGTTCCTGTTGTTCGTTGTCGACAACAACCCTTTTTGGAGACTCAGTTCCGGCTGTATATGCCGCCCTCATTTCTAAAGGAACAATTATCCCCCTAGGAGTCTGCAATCCTGCTCTACAATGAAGGCTTTTAGCCTCTTCCATTACACTAGCTTCCGAACCTCTTTGCTCTGTTTTGTCAACCTGGGCTAGGATCGCTCTCCTTAGAGAGAATTTTTCATTAGTCGGCTGTTCGTGAGGAGTTCCGGCGGCTCTGTTTTCTAATTCTTTTTCACGCAAGTCCATGTCGATAGAACGAATATCCATTTGGATCTCGTTATATTCTCTTTGCTCTACATCTGTAAATCCTCTAGATTCTGCTTTTGCTTGTGCAACAAGTGATTTACCTCTTGTTATTAGACCTGATCTTTCGTCTTTTAAATCGGTTGTACTCTTTTCTTTACCCATGATTTTAAATATTTAATTGATTTTCTAAGTTTTGCCAGTATTCTTTCATGGCTTGTTCCTGTTGATGGCGTAATTCTTCCTCAGCTTGATCTTTGCCTCTCAGATATACCGATGTAGCAGAATATGCAGCATTGTATACCGGAGACACATCGTATATTTTTTCTATCTTGCTTATAGATCTCTTCCATGTTCCATCAGATAGCTTTTCCCATCGATCTTTAGCTGCTGTAAACGCAAATGAGCTTGTATCTATCTCCCCACGTCTAAGATTTTCAAGCAACTCATCACCTAGTGCAGTTTTGGGGGCTTCGAATCTATATTTTAGCCCTATTTCATCAACAGAAAGATCCATAGACCCTTTTCCCTGCTTACAGCGGGCTAATATCCCTCTATTCTCGTAATGATTGAGATAAGCTATAACGTCACTTTTTTCAATCACTCCATCCAACGCACCCCGCTCAATCACTTCTACAAATCCAAGCCCTGTACTCGGAGTATCGAAGAGTAGAGCGTAACCCTCAACGGTACGTTTTTCCTCATCGGAAACAACCTGATAACTCGTACTTCTTACTTCTCTTTTATTATCTTCCATATCAGTTTATACCTAGTTCTTTTGAGTATTTTTCTTTCAATTCAGCTACATTTTGCACTTTAGAGCACCTGCCTTTACAGTATGGGCACATTTCTGTTATTACATCGTTTCTTTCCTGAAATACCCCATGACTTATGCAATGAAATGTTGTATATTTATCAATATCAACCATTGCTAGCATCATCTTTTCGACTTTACTTATTTTCATTTCAATAAGGGTTTTATTACTAAACCTTTTTTTTGTCTGACAAATCCCTATTTCTTTATATTTTTCTCTACTTCAGATGGATTTGTTTTTATTGCTTTCTCTAAAGGCTGAATATTTACCTGCACAAAAGCATTATCCCCATATTCAACTTTAGGGAGATTATTTTCTCTTCTAATCTCATTTGGCGTCATAGCTCCGATTTGGAACATCTGGTTTAGGTAAGTTCCTTGTGCTGATTTGTCGGCCCGTAGGAAACCTGAAGTATTGAATTCAGATTTTACCCTTCCTTTTTCCGATTTTTTAAATAATTTTCTATTTAACTCCAATTCTATTTTCGTTAGAATCGGTGCAGCTGTATCTGTCAAGAATGCTAACTGTGTGGCTTCTACCGTTGAATAGTTCGCCTCCCTTAAATCAAAAGCTTTAACCGGGGAAACCGAGAAGAATCTGCATATATCCACAACATTAAACTGCCTCGATTCTAATAATTGCGCATCTTTCGGATTTATGGTTAACGTTTGATACTTCATATTTCCTTCCAGAATAACAATACCATTAGGAGATCCGGTTGTTGGGTCAGTACGTCTTTTCCACTCTTCATAGTTTTGATTCTTTTGTTCTGCATTTACGCGAGCTCCATCTATTGTCAAAATACCTGCTGCGTTACCCCCTCCTTTAAAAAATCCCGCTGCATGAGCCTCCGAATCCGTCGCAATGCCTAGCGTTTGTCTAGCATGAGTCAACGTTGAGACGCCCACAATGCCATCATACGAGAAATTTAAGAAATGCAACATGTCTTTAGGTTCAACAAGCTCCTTAAATCCTACAACTTGATATCTTTTTCTCTTTATTCCGGAGTTATCCAGTATCCAGACTATATTTACTTGATGTGTTTGAAGGTATATCAATTGTATAGCGTTACCCCTGCTATCTCTCTCTATATAAGCATACGCATTACCTCTTAGTATAACTGAGGCTACCATCGTTTTAAAGAAAGTAAACCTCGTCATATCTTCGTTTGGTTCCTCATTCAACAAAGAATATACAGGATGATCGATATATGGACGCTTGAATCCGTCTGAATCTATGCTAAATGTTTCGAGCGGCAGCTGTGCCACAGCATCCGATATCACATCGACACAACGATACACTGTGCTTAACAACATGGCATTCTCCCTGCTACCCAGGAATAAAGAGTTCCCTGTATATCCGGAGGCAGTAACCTCGCTTATTTCTCTTTTTAGTGCCTTACGTATTTCAATTCCGAATATTTTCATACTATTCTTTTTGATTAAACCTTTTTTTTGTCTGACAATTAGAATGTAGCTGAATATCTCGGAGAATTTAGATATACCCCCAAAGCCATAAGTGAAGAGATAACACCGTCTATTT
The Dysgonomonas mossii genome window above contains:
- a CDS encoding tape measure protein, with amino-acid sequence MKKLSFSIAINLLTEQFKKGTDSVKGYLRSIQMQIITFAAALGLGGAGLMGLISRLKDVARETSRALTSLRNVSASTSQYADNLRFLNNLAKQYGIEINTLVSNYAKFKAAGDSVGMSLLNQRKIFESVSRASVAYGMSAEDTNLTFLAITQMMSKGKISSEELRRQLGERLPIAMAAMAKAAGVPINKLDDLLKKGKLLSADVLPKFADALNEMIPNVNTDNIETSLNRLSNVFNKFTAATGFGEKYKVAIDGLSGLVEKATNNIRNIIVGIVAAIVFVVMAGLTKIWQGYQLTGDQIIASSQAANAKMAAATAARVEAEIALEKAKSAAFFATDKQRLQASKDVAKAETTLRSRVAAEAKAIEAAKLADAKASAIKTSGFWATTGAMIKGTFQKVGAALKSMWNAYAPAIVISAIVAIIGYFKNMYDEANRIKNIFHEYKKEAESVGNTQEVKMLQAQLAIMNDKTRSQKEINAAQATLQKMLGKEKLSQEDINKEVAKRIELLKEAARADYFANKAVEVENKIQGKASDVGISDEELTILARYKGSSTKNGQENYWERLNKAAGITSKNVTFDQVGRRKKIMEAVNETVEDLKVLDDANKRLENAATRGNELTTTTPTGNPDSKTADKIAEAKRKLDEADRQRQIDKIAFDNEMAQRSIDNKEDGFIKEFAQLAQNHEKEIQEIKDFEKNKEKAQREEIKNKYIVKNGNAKPSEFDPYFSTLQKNGFKDKNGVSVLPEGLRPEDIANQVKQLTDAADAAYTAGERKLNRDLVTFRDEERLRFASDLDKQLYEVSKYYAERRRIALENKKDITLINENEEKETRAVVLQSLGKQLEFEMQYNQKAMDLVNDRYAFESDKRIASIKQQIADQQKIVDKDQKLANLLPGNEELANNLKESKLQLALFNKELDRTKTQKFAELANTAAEIASELRGALGDFGVKLSDDTNKALDGFESILKGAGDLAEGIATKNPAKIISGAIEQTKGYFNAISGIMGSADYSGYDKLKAKYENLLEIWNELIDKKRQYLTQSTANEVNRVEKETLSLINKQADAIKKLAQARLDAGKSAGSHSLWYRMWKGSYKFDGKNWQDVAGSISKELGVSFKGMGDMLNMSADQLQWIKGNYSGLWAVMDGDFRGYLEQLITYGDQAKEVIAQANEVATGVSFDSLKDSFLNTLSDMDSNAKDFADDFAGYLQKAILKAQLDDIINNDLKDWYSSFAKYSKSDGIDTKEYDILKKEWDQIVNNALSERDKLKDLFGWQSGSFSQDSSRGSYESITQDQAGAIDGRLTGLLEVGLDLKGLGERMESLLSGISLKTSNTFVQNASINAELVKQTELLNEINQTQRGSYFFLEELKDGISKLNGVTADKLSSIEKNTKELKRN
- a CDS encoding DUF3168 domain-containing protein produces the protein MGPAESKFKATTIMRSLLLEDDRITEMLSDKIFPLVAEDNTEGDFVIYRRDEYSREYDKMSISSQICRVFFNVISEDYDRSQHLAFLLDDRLSGYWEDHELNIKLVDSEEEFEAGKYIQVLLFEIE
- a CDS encoding HK97 gp10 family phage protein, which translates into the protein MIEVKVIDREAITYLVNGLEDFEKDKAIKDGLKAGGNVIQSGGKRRLRSAMKKPGGVTGNLLRSFHVRPKRFKLGVLVGFRRSNKNMVIGGGNHAHLVDMGTGKRYWKTRGRKYVGVMPANRFWSDTESQDGNQAINEVYSGVERAVDKIKNRR
- a CDS encoding phage head closure protein, which codes for MRAGLLRDILEFQECENIKSPSGAVSKGNWVKKLTARASKRRLTAIVDKDGVNASEKFIGNILVFQVRYNPKINTKQRVIYNGEKYSIQLLDRPVYDLNTYFITLRKIND
- a CDS encoding head-tail connector protein, which codes for MSYIDLKTAKKHLIIEDDFTDDDEYIAMLIEVAEKTVSEEICEDLKDLEDEGGKIPPPLLYAICLQIGDYYAHRETINFGPSMNLIPVYKRLIGLYRNYSK
- a CDS encoding phage major capsid protein, which codes for MGKEKSTTDLKDERSGLITRGKSLVAQAKAESRGFTDVEQREYNEIQMDIRSIDMDLREKELENRAAGTPHEQPTNEKFSLRRAILAQVDKTEQRGSEASVMEEAKSLHCRAGLQTPRGIIVPLEMRAAYTAGTESPKRVVVDNEQQELLLPLESNLVLAQAGVRMLTGLVGDISWPSHSGVNVYWEGENDEAQDGAGTFSAGTVFKPNRLTAVVDISKQLLIQENRSIEGIVRSLLAQALAQKVEATALSKAAATANVPNGLFQGDVQSLGAMSWPNVVQLETEADLKNALFGNLAYILHPSLVGAAKTKVKDTSGAGGFIFGNEGVGMLNGYRALRTNNMPKELGDNEDEFGAVFGNWAHFFLGQWGALDIITDPYTQAGKAMVRIIVNSYWNMGKIRGESFSVASMK
- a CDS encoding HK97 family phage prohead protease; this translates as MEDNKREVRSTSYQVVSDEEKRTVEGYALLFDTPSTGLGFVEVIERGALDGVIEKSDVIAYLNHYENRGILARCKQGKGSMDLSVDEIGLKYRFEAPKTALGDELLENLRRGEIDTSSFAFTAAKDRWEKLSDGTWKRSISKIEKIYDVSPVYNAAYSATSVYLRGKDQAEEELRHQQEQAMKEYWQNLENQLNI
- a CDS encoding phage portal protein — protein: MKIFGIEIRKALKREISEVTASGYTGNSLFLGSRENAMLLSTVYRCVDVISDAVAQLPLETFSIDSDGFKRPYIDHPVYSLLNEEPNEDMTRFTFFKTMVASVILRGNAYAYIERDSRGNAIQLIYLQTHQVNIVWILDNSGIKRKRYQVVGFKELVEPKDMLHFLNFSYDGIVGVSTLTHARQTLGIATDSEAHAAGFFKGGGNAAGILTIDGARVNAEQKNQNYEEWKRRTDPTTGSPNGIVILEGNMKYQTLTINPKDAQLLESRQFNVVDICRFFSVSPVKAFDLREANYSTVEATQLAFLTDTAAPILTKIELELNRKLFKKSEKGRVKSEFNTSGFLRADKSAQGTYLNQMFQIGAMTPNEIRRENNLPKVEYGDNAFVQVNIQPLEKAIKTNPSEVEKNIKK